The Phaeacidiphilus oryzae TH49 region AGCTGCGCGGCAAGTCCCCTTACGGCGCCCCGCAGTTGGACGTCCCCGTCCGGCTGAACACCAACGAGAACCCGTACCCGCTGCCCGAGCCGCTGGTGGCGCGGATCGCCGAGCGGGTCGCCGAGGCGGCCCGCGAGCTCAACCGCTACCCGGACCGGGACGCCGTCGAGCTGCGCACCGCGCTGGCCGCGTACCTGACCCGGACCACGGACTTCCCGGTCCGGCTGGAGAACGTCTGGGCGGCCAACGGCTCCAACGAGGTCATCCAGCAGCTGCTGCAGACCTTCGGCGGTCCTGGCCGCTCGGCCATGGGCTACGCCCCCACCTACCAGATGCACGACCTCATCTCGCGCGGCACCGGCACCCGCTGGCTGCCGGGGCCGCGCCGGGACGACTTCACCATCGACCTGGACGAGGCCCGCCGCTCGATCGAGACCGAGCGGCCCGACGTCCTCTTCCTCTGCTCGCCGAACAACCCCACCGGGACGGCCCTCGACCCGGAGACCGTCCTCGCGCTGCACGACGCCGCTCAGGCGGTCAAGCCGACCATGGTGATCGTCGACGAGGCCTACGGGGAGTTCTCCCACCACCGCTCGCTGGTGCCGCTGATCGAGGGCCGGCCGCATCTGGTGGTCACCCGCACCATGTCCAAGGCCTTCGGCGCGGCCGGCCTGCGCCTCGGCTATCTGGCCGCCGACCCGGCGGTGGTGGACGCGGTGCAGCTGGTCCGGCTGCCGTACCACCTCTCCTCGGTGAACCAGGCGACCGCGCTGGCCGCCCTGGAGTTCACCGACACCCTGCTCGGCTACGTCGAGCAGCTGAAGGGCGAGCGCGACCGGGTGGTCGCGGAGCTGCGCTCGCTCGGCCTTGCCGTCACCGAGTCGGACGCCAACTTCGTCCAGTTCGGCGTCTTCGCCGACGCGCAGGCCGCCTGGCAGGCGCTGCTGGACCGCGGGGTGCTGGTCCGCAACCTCGGTGTGGCCGGCAGGCTGCGGGTCAGCACCGGGACCCCCGAGGAGAACGACGCCTTCCTGGACGCCCTCCGCAGCGTCCTCAAGGAGCCCGAAGGAGCAGTGAGTTGACCCGCACCATGCTTAACCGAGTGGGCAAGGTGGAGCGCACCACCAAGGAGACCTCGGTCTCGGTCGAGATCGACCTCGACGGCACCGGCCAGGTCAACGTCCACACCGGCGTCGGCTTCTACGACCACATGCTCGACCAGCTCGGCCGGCACGGGCTCTTCGACCTCACCGTGAAGACCGACGGCGACCTCCACATCGACACCCACCACACCATCGAGGACACCGCCCTCGCCCTCGGCGCCGCCTTCCGGCAGGCGCTCGGCGACAAGAAGGGCATCTACCGCTTCGGCGACTGCACCGTCCCGCTGGACGAGTCGCTCGCCCAGGTCACCGTCGACCTCTCCGGCCGGCCGTACCTGGTGCACACCGAGCCGGAGAACATGGCCCCGATGATCGGGACCTACGACACCACGATGACCCGGCACATCCTGGAGTCCTTCGTGGCGCAGGCGCAGATCGCCCTCCACGTCCACGTCCCGTACGGGCGCAACGCCCACCACATCGTCGAGTGCCAGTTCAAGGCGCTCGCCCGGGCGCTGCGGTACGCGTCGGAACGCGACCCGCGCGCCGAAGGCCTCATCCCCTCCACCAAGGGCGCCCTGTGAAACTGTCCACCGCCACCATCGCGCTGATCTTCGTCGGACTCTTCCTCGCCGGCGGGGTCTTCTCCTTCATCAAGCAGAAGCAGTCCAAGGGCCTGATCGCCCTGCTGGCCATCGGCTCAGGCCTCTGCCTGATCTCCGGCATCCTGCGGCTCTGACCGCAGCGACCCTCTGAAAGGCCGTCAACCATGGCTAAGCGCGTGGTCGTCCTCGACTACGGCTCGGGCAACGTGCGCTCCGCGCAGCGGGCGCTGGAGCGCGTCGGCGCGGAGGCCGAGGTGACCTCCGACTTCCAGGCCGGGCTGGACGCCGACGGGCTGCTGGTCCCCGGCGTGGGCGCGTTCGCCGCCTGCATGGCCGGACTGCGGTCGGTCAAGGGCGACCGGCTGATCGGCCGCCGGCTGGCCGGCGGCCGCCCGGTCCTCGGCATCTGCGTCGGGATGCAGATCCTCTTCGCCCGCGGCGTCGAGCACGGGGTGGAGTCCGAGGGCTGCGACGAGTGGCCCGGCACGGTCGAGCACCTGGAGGCGCCGGTCGTCCCGCACATGGGCTGGAACACCGTCCAGGCCCCGGAGGAGAGCAGGCTCTTCGCCGGCCTGGACGCCGACACCCGCTTCTACTTCGTCCACTCCTACGGGGTGCGGAAGTGGGAGCTGGAGCCGGCCGCCCACCTCAGGCCGCCGCTGGTGAGCTGGACCGAGCACGGCACCCCGTTCGTCTCCGCGGTCGAGAACGGGCCGCTCTCCGCGACCCAGTTCCACCCGGAGAAGTCCGGCGACGCCGGAGCGGAGCTGCTCCGCAACTGGCTGAACACCTTCTGAGGCCCCGTCCACCGACGCCCCGTCCACCGACGTCCCGTCCACCGACGCCCCGTCGAACCACCGGAGAACCCACCCCCATGAGCAAGCTGATCCTGCTGCCCGCCGTCGACGTCCGGGACGGCCAGGCCGTCCGCCTGGTCAAGGGCGCCTCCGGCTCGGAGACCTCGTACGGCGACCCGCTGGCCGCCGCGCTGGACTGGCAGTCGCAGGGCGCCGAGTGGGTCCATCTGGTCGACCTGGACGCGGCCTTCGGCACCGGCAGCAACTACGAGCTGCTCAAGGAGGTCACCGGCCGTCTCGACGTCAGGGTCGAGCTCTCCGGCGGCATCCGCGACGACGAGTCGCTGAACCGCGCGCTGGCCACCGGCTGCGCCCGGGTCAACCTCGGCACCGCCGCCCTTGAGGCCCCGGAGTGGGTGGCCAAGGCCATCGCCGAGCACGGCGACCGGATCGCGGTCGGCCTCGACGTGGTCGGCACCACCCTCCGCGGGCGCGGCTGGACCAGCGAGGGCGGCGACCTCTTCGAGGCCCTGGCGCGGCTGGACCGCGAGGGCTGCGCCCGCTACGTCGTCACCGACGTGGACAAGGACGGCATGCTCTCCGGCCCCAACCTCGACCTCTACCGGCGGGTGTGCTCGGCCACCGACCGCCCGGTGGTGGCCTCCGGCGGCGTCTCCTCCCTGGACGACCTGCGTGCGCTGCACGGCCTGGTCCCGGAGGGTGTGGAGGGCTCCATCGTGGGCAAGGCCTTGTACGCGCAGGCGTTCACCCTCACCGAGGCACTGGAGGCGGTCTCATGACGGATGCCCGACCGGGAGTCGAAGGACCGCGGGGACGGCGGGTGGCCGGCTTCTCCCCCTGGGAGGACGAGTTCGGCTACTCCCGGGCCGTCGTGGCCGGGCCCTTCGCCCTGGTCTCCGGCTGCACCGCGTGGGACGACGGGCGGGTGCAGCACGAGGGCGACCCGTACGAGCAGACCCGCTCCGCCTTCGGGGTGGCCTTCCAGGCCCTGGCCAAGCTGGGCCTGGAGCCCCGGCATGTGGTCCGCACCCGGATGTTCATCACCCACGCCCGCGACGCCGACGACGTCGGGCGGGCGCACAAGGAACTCTTCGACGGCGTCCGGCCGGCCGCCACCATGGTCGTCGTCAACGGACTGATCGACTCCCGGATGGTGGTCGAGGTGGAGGTCGACGCCTACCACCCCGGCCTGACCCCCGGTCAGTGACATCAGGTGACAACTGGTGACAACAGGAGCACAACGCAGATGAGCCTCGCCGTACGCGTCATCCCGTGCCTGGACGTCGACGCCGGGCGCGTCGTCAAGGGCGTCAACTTCCAGAACCTGCGGGACGCCGGCGACCCGGTCGAGATGGCCAAGGTGTACGACGCCGAGGGCGCCGACGAGCTGGTCTTCCTGGACATCACCGCCTCTTCCGGCGACCGGGAGACCACCTACGACGTGGTCCGGCGCACCGCCGAGCAGGTCTTCATCCCGCTCACCGTCGGCGGGGGAGTGCGCTCCGTGGACGACGTGGACAAGCTGCTGCGGGCCGGCGCGGACAAGGTCGGCGTGAACACCGCGGCGATCGCCCGGCCCGAGCTGGTCCGGGAGATCGCCGAGCGGTTCGGCAACCAGGTGCTGGTCCTCTCGGTCGACGCCCGCCGGGCCCCCGAGGGGACGGAGACCCCGTCCGGCTACGAGGTCACCACCCACGGCGGTCGCCGCGGTACCGGCCTGGACGCCGTCGAATGGGCGGTCAGGGCCGCCGAGCTGGGCGCCGGCGAGATCCTCCTCAACTCGATGGACGCGGACGGCACCAAGGACGGCTACGACATCGAGATGATCCGCGCGGTGCGCGAGCGGGTGCACATCCCGGTGATCGCCTCCGGCGGCGCCGGCCGGCTGGCCGACTTCCCGCCGGCCATCGAGGCCGGTGCGGACGCGGTGCTGGCCGCCAGCGTCTTCCACTTCGGCGACCTCCGCGTCGGCGCGGTCAAGAAGGAACTCGCCGACGCCGGCTACCCCGTCCGCTGAAGCGGCGCCCCGAGCGCAGCGCCGCAGGCGCAAGTAAGGGGCGCGGGGAACTGCGCGCCCAGGCGTCTACGGCGCCGCGCTCGGCAACGGAGACCGGGTTGCAACTCGGACTCCGATGCCCTGATTCGCCCTTCGGGCGGCAAGCTCCGGCTACGCCGAGCCGTTCAGATAGGCCAGCACCGCCAGCACCCGCCGGTTGGTGTCGTCCGACGCGCCGATCCCCAGCTTGCCGAAGATGCTCGCGGAGTGCTTGCCCACCGCGCTCTCGCTGACGAACAGCCGCCCCGCGATCGCCGCGTTCGAGCAGCCCTCCGCCATCAGCCCCAGCACCTCCCGCTCGCGCGGGGTGAGCGTCGCCAGCGGGTCGTCCCGGCGCCGTCCGCCCAGCAGCTTGGCGACGACCTCCGGATCCATCGCCGTCCCGCCCTCGGCCACCCGCCGCACCGCCGCCACGAACTCCTCGACGCCGACCACCCGGTCCTTGAGGAGATAGCCGATCCCGCCCGCGCCGTCCGCCAGCAGCTCGCGCGCGTACAACTGCTCCACGTGCTGGGAGAGCACCAGCACCGGCAGCCCCGGCCGCGCCCGCCGCGCCTCCAGGGCCGCCTGCAGGCCCTCGTCGGTGAAGGTGGGCGGCAGCCGGACGTCCACCACGGCCACGTCCAGCTCCTCCTCGGCCAGCGCCCGCCGCAGCTCGGGCCCGCTGGTCACCGCGGCGGCGACGGTGAAGCCGTGCGCGGTCAGGAGGTTGACGAGCCCTTCCCGGAGGAGGAAGAGGTCCTCGGCGATGACAACACGCAAGGCAGCTCCATCGACACCAGGGTCGGCCCGCCGGCCGGGCTCTCGACCGTGAGACTACCGTCGAAGGCCGCGAGCCGGCGGCGCACACCGCGCAGCCCGCTGCCCCCGCCCCCCGCACGGGGCCGTCGACCTCCTGGGCGCCGCCGAGGCCGTCGTCCCAGACCGTGCAGCGCAGCCGCCCGGCGGAGTGCCGCAGCTCGATCCGGGCCCGGGTGGCCTCGCCGTGCCGGGCGGCGTTGGTCAGCAGCTCGGCGACGGCGAAGTACAGCGCGGCCTCGATCGGGCCCTCCGGGCGGCCGGAGAGGCCGTCCGCGTCGACCTCGGCCTCCAGCGGCGCGTCCAGGGCCAGCGCCCGCAGGGCGTCCACCAGGCCGCGCTCGGCGAGCACCGGAGGATGGATGCCGCGCACCAGGTCCCGCAGCTCGGTGAGGGCCCGGGTGGAGCTCTCCCGGGCCTGCCGCACCAGCTCGCGGGCCCGTTCCGGATCGGTGTCGAGCAGCGCCTCGACGGTGCCCAGGGCCAGGCCCATCGCCACCAGCCGGGCCTGCGCGCCGTCGTGGAGGTCGCGCTCGATCCGGCGCAGCTCCGCCTCCCGGCTGTCCAGGGCCGCGGTCCGGGTCTCGGTGAGCTCCTCCACCCGCTCGGCCAGCCGGCGCCGCTCCACCTCGGCGGCCACCGACGGGGCCGGGGCCAGCAGCCGGGGCAGCCAGCGCCGTGCGTGCAGCCGGGACGCCGGCCCGCAGAGCAGCAGCGAGGCGCAGTAGACCAGCAGCCCGGCGGGCACCGCCGCGTACGCGGGCTGCAGGGGTCCGGGGACGGAGGGGTCCGACCCGCCGAAGAGCACGGCGAGGCCCGGCGCGAACAGGCCGAAGAGCCCGTACCAGGCCATCGCGGCCGGGACCAGCAGCACCAGCAGGGCCACCAGCGGCTCCAGCGCCAGGAAGCGGAGGTCGCGGCGGTCGGCCGGGTCCTCGCCGGGCGGGCGGTCGCGGAGATAGGGGCTGGGGATGGCGGTCCCGCCCCAGCGGCCGGGGATCCGGCGGTAGGCGTCGGCCACCTTGGCCGCCACCTCCCGGCCCCGGGCGGACAGGGCGAAAGGCAGCACAGCGAGCGGCACCACCGCGAGCCAGCCGATGGCCCAGCAGTATCCGAGCGCGCGGTGCGCCCGCCCCACGGCGCGCAGCGCGCCCCCGCGGGCCGGGCGGCGGTCGTCGTCATCCCTGCCTCCTTCCCGACTGCCCCAAGTGTGGCCGCAGCGGCGGCCGGACGGCATGCGTCTGGGGCCACCGGGGGGTGGGTCCAGCCCCACCCCACCTCGGCGTCTGGGCCCAATGGCCGCGCCCCCGCCGGTCCGTAGCGTCGAAGACATCGGGAGCGGCGCCGCCCGGGCGCCGGCCGAAACGAGGGAGACGGACATGAACGGGACGGCCACGGCCCAGGTCGCGAGCGGAAAGCGCGCCGCGGGGCCGTCGAACAAGCTGCTGCTGCAGAACCTCGGCCTGAACGTGGCCGGGCCGCTGGCCGTCTTCTACGGCCTGCGGGCGGCCGGGGTGGGCCTCTGGTGGGCGGTGCTGGCGAGCGCCTTGCCGCCGCTGGCGGACGCGGTCCTGACGGTGGTCAGGGAACGGCGGATCGGGGCGCTCGGCGTACTGGTGCTGAGCATGGTGGCGCTGGGCGCGGGGCTCTCGGTGCTGACCGGAAGTCCGCGGTTCATGTTCGCCAAGGACGGCTGGATGACCGGCGTCGTCGGAATCGTCTTCCTGGCGACGCTGCGCGGCCGGCCGATCATCTACCGGATCGTCTCCTCGGTCACCAAGGGCGGGCAGCGCGCCCAGGTGGAGCGCTACTGGCAGGCCTCGCCGACCTTCCGGCGGCTGATGCGGCTGCTCACCGTCGTCTGGGGGATCGGCCTGCTGATCGACTCCGGGGTGCGGGTGGCACTCGCCTACACCCTGCCGGTCGACTCGGTGGTGCTGGTGACGACCCTCCAGTACGTGGTGCTCTTCGCCGGTCTGGAGATCTTCAGCCGCCGCTACGGCCGTCGCCCGGCCCGCCTGGCGGCGATCCGCGCCGAGTCCGGGCAGCGGGACGAGACCGAGGAGCAGGTGTGATGCGGCAGCAACGAGAGCAGGGGCAGCAGGGGCGGCGGCAGGTGGTCGTGGTCACCGGGGCCGCGAGCGGGATCGGCGCGGCGGTGGCACGGCACTACGGCGCCCTCGGCGCCCGGGTGGTCGTGGCGGACATCGACGAGGCGGGCGGCCGGGCGGTCGCCGAGGAGGCCGGCGGGCTCTTCGTCCGCACCGACACCACCAGCGAGGCCGACAACCAGGCCCTGATCGCCGCCGCCGTCGAGGCCTACGGGGGACTGGACCTGGTCCACCTCAACGCCGGGGTCGGCGACGGCGGCCAGTTCGGCGAGGACGACTACGACGCCGAGCGGCAGCACCGGGTGCTGGCGGTCAACCTCCACGGCGTCATGTACGGCCTCCACGCGGCGCTGCCGGCGCTGGCCGCGCACGGCGGGGGCGCCCTGCTGGTGACCTCCAGCATGGCGGGGGTGGGGATGGCGCCCTTCGACCCGGTGTACGCGGCCACCAAGTACGCGGTGATCGGCCTGGTCCGCTCACTGGCCCCGACCTGGCGGGAGCGGGGCGTGCGGATCAACGCGATCTGCCCCGGCATCGTCCGCACGCCGATCCTCGCCCCCGAGGCGATCGACTACGTCCTCGGGCAGGGCCTGGCGGTCGCCGAGCCCGAGGAGATCGCGGCCTCGGCGGCCGAGATCGCGGCCGGAGACACGGCGGGCCAGGCCTACGTCCTCCAGGCCGGCCGGGAACCGGAGCGGGTGGAGTTCCCCCGGCTGACGTTGGCTCAGATGCCCAGCTTGGCCGACCGGGCGGCGGCGACGTCCTCCTCCGCGCCCTCCAGCCGTACGTCGGCGTGCTCCTGACGCCCCATCGAGAAGAGCAGCAGCTCGGCGGGCTCGCCGGTGACCGTCACGGTCGGCGCGGCCTGCCGGGCCACCGCCGTCTGCCCGTTGGGCCGGCGCA contains the following coding sequences:
- a CDS encoding histidinol-phosphate transaminase yields the protein MTDRTTTIDDLPIRDELRGKSPYGAPQLDVPVRLNTNENPYPLPEPLVARIAERVAEAARELNRYPDRDAVELRTALAAYLTRTTDFPVRLENVWAANGSNEVIQQLLQTFGGPGRSAMGYAPTYQMHDLISRGTGTRWLPGPRRDDFTIDLDEARRSIETERPDVLFLCSPNNPTGTALDPETVLALHDAAQAVKPTMVIVDEAYGEFSHHRSLVPLIEGRPHLVVTRTMSKAFGAAGLRLGYLAADPAVVDAVQLVRLPYHLSSVNQATALAALEFTDTLLGYVEQLKGERDRVVAELRSLGLAVTESDANFVQFGVFADAQAAWQALLDRGVLVRNLGVAGRLRVSTGTPEENDAFLDALRSVLKEPEGAVS
- the hisB gene encoding imidazoleglycerol-phosphate dehydratase HisB; translation: MLNRVGKVERTTKETSVSVEIDLDGTGQVNVHTGVGFYDHMLDQLGRHGLFDLTVKTDGDLHIDTHHTIEDTALALGAAFRQALGDKKGIYRFGDCTVPLDESLAQVTVDLSGRPYLVHTEPENMAPMIGTYDTTMTRHILESFVAQAQIALHVHVPYGRNAHHIVECQFKALARALRYASERDPRAEGLIPSTKGAL
- the hisH gene encoding imidazole glycerol phosphate synthase subunit HisH, encoding MAKRVVVLDYGSGNVRSAQRALERVGAEAEVTSDFQAGLDADGLLVPGVGAFAACMAGLRSVKGDRLIGRRLAGGRPVLGICVGMQILFARGVEHGVESEGCDEWPGTVEHLEAPVVPHMGWNTVQAPEESRLFAGLDADTRFYFVHSYGVRKWELEPAAHLRPPLVSWTEHGTPFVSAVENGPLSATQFHPEKSGDAGAELLRNWLNTF
- the priA gene encoding bifunctional 1-(5-phosphoribosyl)-5-((5-phosphoribosylamino)methylideneamino)imidazole-4-carboxamide isomerase/phosphoribosylanthranilate isomerase PriA, with the translated sequence MSKLILLPAVDVRDGQAVRLVKGASGSETSYGDPLAAALDWQSQGAEWVHLVDLDAAFGTGSNYELLKEVTGRLDVRVELSGGIRDDESLNRALATGCARVNLGTAALEAPEWVAKAIAEHGDRIAVGLDVVGTTLRGRGWTSEGGDLFEALARLDREGCARYVVTDVDKDGMLSGPNLDLYRRVCSATDRPVVASGGVSSLDDLRALHGLVPEGVEGSIVGKALYAQAFTLTEALEAVS
- a CDS encoding RidA family protein: MTDARPGVEGPRGRRVAGFSPWEDEFGYSRAVVAGPFALVSGCTAWDDGRVQHEGDPYEQTRSAFGVAFQALAKLGLEPRHVVRTRMFITHARDADDVGRAHKELFDGVRPAATMVVVNGLIDSRMVVEVEVDAYHPGLTPGQ
- the hisF gene encoding imidazole glycerol phosphate synthase subunit HisF, with amino-acid sequence MSLAVRVIPCLDVDAGRVVKGVNFQNLRDAGDPVEMAKVYDAEGADELVFLDITASSGDRETTYDVVRRTAEQVFIPLTVGGGVRSVDDVDKLLRAGADKVGVNTAAIARPELVREIAERFGNQVLVLSVDARRAPEGTETPSGYEVTTHGGRRGTGLDAVEWAVRAAELGAGEILLNSMDADGTKDGYDIEMIRAVRERVHIPVIASGGAGRLADFPPAIEAGADAVLAASVFHFGDLRVGAVKKELADAGYPVR
- a CDS encoding response regulator transcription factor, with the protein product MRVVIAEDLFLLREGLVNLLTAHGFTVAAAVTSGPELRRALAEEELDVAVVDVRLPPTFTDEGLQAALEARRARPGLPVLVLSQHVEQLYARELLADGAGGIGYLLKDRVVGVEEFVAAVRRVAEGGTAMDPEVVAKLLGGRRRDDPLATLTPREREVLGLMAEGCSNAAIAGRLFVSESAVGKHSASIFGKLGIGASDDTNRRVLAVLAYLNGSA
- a CDS encoding VC0807 family protein; this translates as MNGTATAQVASGKRAAGPSNKLLLQNLGLNVAGPLAVFYGLRAAGVGLWWAVLASALPPLADAVLTVVRERRIGALGVLVLSMVALGAGLSVLTGSPRFMFAKDGWMTGVVGIVFLATLRGRPIIYRIVSSVTKGGQRAQVERYWQASPTFRRLMRLLTVVWGIGLLIDSGVRVALAYTLPVDSVVLVTTLQYVVLFAGLEIFSRRYGRRPARLAAIRAESGQRDETEEQV
- a CDS encoding SDR family NAD(P)-dependent oxidoreductase, whose amino-acid sequence is MRQQREQGQQGRRQVVVVTGAASGIGAAVARHYGALGARVVVADIDEAGGRAVAEEAGGLFVRTDTTSEADNQALIAAAVEAYGGLDLVHLNAGVGDGGQFGEDDYDAERQHRVLAVNLHGVMYGLHAALPALAAHGGGALLVTSSMAGVGMAPFDPVYAATKYAVIGLVRSLAPTWRERGVRINAICPGIVRTPILAPEAIDYVLGQGLAVAEPEEIAASAAEIAAGDTAGQAYVLQAGREPERVEFPRLTLAQMPSLADRAAATSSSAPSSRTSACS